The Agromyces atrinae genome window below encodes:
- a CDS encoding glycoside hydrolase family 53 protein, translated as MTRSRTPRVLGAVVTALALIAAPAAPAFAAATPELVNPGFDDGLTGWTTESTSGAAAVESVGIDGGLRLTHWLPTDGRISTTQQLTLPEGWHTLRAQVKSGGSLAASRLVFSGCGTDGSVVVPSTETDDAWLHLAVSGYATGDAACTVGLVTDGPAGSWASLDAVSIEQGTVDRGLRGADLSGVPKNEDFGAVYSSEDGTAGDPVEILADAGANIGRLKVWVDSADGYNMTPQVVAMAERIVDAGMELLVDFHYSDRWTDPGAQGVPAAWVGHTPAQLAADVAAHTTDVLQALKDTGITADYVQVGNEINPGMLWPSGQTWDVIPDDGVDGAQWDNLALFLTAGANAVKAVDPSTEVILHLTNINNGIGGLTWWFDEVTARAVPFDLIGLSYYGYWHGSLADLQEAVSVLSDRYDRDVLVVETAYPFTLDDNLVAPWENVIAREEQLVTGYPATVEGQQANFRAVQDVVAAAPGGRGLGAVYWEPAWTAVAGNGWDPADPASGNAWENQAVFDFDGRALPSIAAFAADDRSEPAVEPEPSPEPEPSPEPEPSPEPVPSPGPVPSPGGSGPDSGSTPGGSGSDTAAPGSDRAALATAGTSVAPALGLAALVVLAGLALLGLRRRRVAR; from the coding sequence ATGACACGATCACGCACCCCGCGAGTTCTCGGGGCGGTGGTGACCGCGCTCGCGCTCATCGCCGCACCCGCGGCACCCGCCTTCGCCGCAGCGACGCCGGAGCTCGTCAACCCGGGCTTCGACGACGGGCTCACCGGCTGGACCACCGAGTCGACGAGCGGCGCCGCCGCGGTCGAGTCGGTCGGGATCGACGGCGGGCTCCGGCTGACGCACTGGCTCCCGACCGACGGACGCATCTCGACGACGCAGCAGCTCACCCTGCCCGAGGGCTGGCACACACTGCGCGCCCAGGTGAAGTCGGGCGGCTCGCTCGCGGCATCCCGGCTCGTGTTCTCGGGGTGCGGCACCGACGGCAGCGTCGTCGTGCCGTCGACCGAGACGGATGACGCGTGGCTGCACCTCGCGGTCTCCGGCTATGCGACGGGGGATGCCGCGTGCACGGTCGGCCTCGTGACCGACGGGCCCGCCGGCTCGTGGGCGAGCCTCGACGCGGTGTCGATCGAGCAGGGCACGGTCGACCGCGGCCTTCGCGGCGCCGACCTCTCGGGTGTGCCGAAGAACGAGGACTTCGGCGCCGTCTACTCGTCGGAGGACGGCACGGCGGGCGACCCCGTCGAGATCCTCGCCGACGCGGGCGCGAACATCGGCCGCCTGAAGGTGTGGGTCGACTCGGCCGACGGCTACAACATGACGCCGCAGGTCGTCGCGATGGCCGAGCGCATCGTGGATGCCGGCATGGAGCTCCTCGTCGACTTCCACTACTCCGACCGCTGGACCGACCCGGGAGCGCAGGGCGTTCCCGCCGCGTGGGTCGGACACACGCCCGCGCAGCTCGCCGCCGACGTCGCCGCGCACACCACCGACGTGCTGCAAGCGCTCAAGGACACGGGCATCACGGCCGACTACGTGCAGGTCGGCAACGAGATCAACCCGGGCATGCTGTGGCCGAGCGGCCAGACGTGGGACGTGATCCCCGACGACGGCGTCGACGGCGCCCAGTGGGACAACCTCGCGCTCTTCCTTACCGCCGGTGCGAACGCCGTGAAGGCCGTCGACCCGTCGACCGAGGTCATCCTGCACCTCACGAACATCAACAACGGCATCGGCGGACTCACGTGGTGGTTCGACGAGGTGACGGCACGCGCCGTGCCCTTCGACCTCATCGGACTCTCGTATTACGGCTACTGGCACGGCAGTCTCGCCGACCTGCAGGAGGCCGTCTCGGTGCTCTCCGATCGGTACGACCGCGACGTGCTCGTCGTCGAGACCGCCTACCCGTTCACCCTCGACGACAACCTGGTCGCACCGTGGGAGAACGTGATCGCCCGCGAGGAGCAGCTCGTCACGGGTTACCCCGCGACGGTCGAGGGTCAGCAGGCGAACTTCCGTGCCGTGCAGGACGTCGTCGCGGCAGCACCCGGCGGTCGCGGCCTCGGCGCCGTGTACTGGGAACCCGCGTGGACGGCCGTTGCCGGCAACGGCTGGGACCCGGCCGATCCGGCCTCGGGCAACGCGTGGGAGAACCAGGCCGTCTTCGACTTCGACGGTCGCGCGCTGCCGAGCATCGCGGCGTTCGCGGCGGATGACCGGTCGGAGCCCGCGGTGGAGCCGGAGCCTTCGCCCGAGCCAGAGCCGTCGCCGGAACCCGAACCGTCGCCCGAACCCGTTCCCTCGCCCGGCCCCGTGCCGTCGCCCGGTGGTTCCGGACCCGATTCGGGCTCGACGCCCGGCGGGTCGGGGTCCGACACGGCGGCGCCCGGCTCCGACCGCGCGGCACTCGCGACGGCCGGCACATCGGTGGCCCCGGCGCTCGGCCTCGCCGCACTCGTGGTGCTGGCCGGCCTCGCGCTGCTCGGCCTCCGTCGCCGGCGCGTCGCCCGATAA
- a CDS encoding TetR/AcrR family transcriptional regulator encodes MTAKGPYAKGIAKREEILTTALGVIARNGYRRTSVRELADAVGLSQAGLLHYFTSKEELFTEVLRKRDEVDRETYIDGTEDPLEAFVGVIRHNADVPGLVQLYSRLAVDSTDPDHAAHDFFVERFAGDRTEITAAIAAEQKAGRIDAGLDPERLASVILAAADGLQTQWLLDPSIDMAAHLSELWRALTSGAAR; translated from the coding sequence ATGACTGCAAAGGGGCCCTACGCGAAGGGCATCGCCAAGCGCGAAGAGATCCTGACCACGGCCCTCGGCGTCATCGCCCGCAACGGCTACCGCCGCACGTCGGTGCGCGAGCTCGCCGACGCCGTCGGCCTCAGCCAGGCGGGCCTCCTGCACTACTTCACCTCGAAGGAAGAACTCTTCACCGAAGTTCTGCGGAAGCGCGACGAGGTCGACCGCGAGACCTACATCGACGGCACCGAAGATCCGCTCGAGGCGTTCGTCGGCGTCATCCGCCACAACGCCGACGTGCCGGGCCTCGTGCAGCTCTACTCGCGCCTCGCCGTCGATTCGACCGACCCCGATCACGCCGCCCACGACTTCTTCGTCGAACGCTTCGCGGGCGATCGCACCGAGATCACCGCGGCCATCGCCGCCGAGCAGAAGGCCGGCCGCATCGACGCCGGGCTCGACCCCGAACGCCTCGCCTCCGTCATCCTCGCCGCCGCCGACGGACTGCAGACGCAGTGGCTGCTCGACCCCTCGATCGACATGGCCGCGCACCTCTCCGAACTCTGGCGCGCACTCACGAGCGGAGCCGCCCGATGA
- a CDS encoding ABC transporter substrate-binding protein: MFRWKVTAAVAITAALALTGCSADSNSGGDGGGSGGGTLTIGAITPPTTFDPAGSEWGNRSAFYQAVYDTLLLATPEGTIEPFLATEWSYNEDNTVLTLTLRDDVTFTDDSKLTASVVKLNLERFRDGTGPDAGYLAGTSFEAPDDTTLVITLDAPNPALLNYLTRDAGIVGSEASLTSPDLATNPVGSGPYILDTAATVTGTSYTYTKNPDYWNPDLQHYDTLTINVLQDATAGLNAVKAGEVNGLKLANNDNLAEVEGAGWTINANELDFQGLLLLDRAGTMNPALADVRVRQALNYAFDREALLTALQGGNGTVTGQVFPASSAAYDPALDDRYGYDPEKAKELLAEAGYADGLTISMPSSTVLGATTYTLIAQQLADIGVTVENTDPGNNFIADLLAPKFPAAFMALEQNPDWQLIQFMISPTAIFNPFKYEDPTVDALIAEIQNGDEATQEAKAKELNEYIVEQAWFAPFYRVQGSFATDANTTVEVLPTNAFPAIYDFKPKS, encoded by the coding sequence ATGTTCCGATGGAAGGTCACAGCAGCCGTCGCGATCACCGCAGCGCTTGCACTCACAGGCTGCTCGGCTGACAGCAACTCGGGCGGAGACGGCGGTGGCAGCGGCGGAGGCACGCTGACGATCGGCGCGATCACTCCGCCCACGACGTTCGACCCCGCAGGTTCCGAGTGGGGCAACCGCTCGGCGTTCTACCAGGCCGTGTACGACACGCTCCTGCTCGCCACCCCCGAGGGAACGATCGAACCGTTCCTCGCGACCGAGTGGTCGTACAACGAGGACAACACGGTCCTCACCCTCACGCTCCGCGACGACGTGACCTTCACCGACGACTCGAAGCTCACCGCCTCGGTCGTGAAGCTCAACCTCGAGCGCTTCCGCGACGGCACCGGCCCCGACGCCGGCTACCTCGCCGGCACCTCGTTCGAGGCTCCGGATGACACGACCCTCGTCATCACGCTCGACGCGCCGAACCCCGCGCTCCTCAACTACCTCACGCGTGACGCCGGCATCGTCGGCAGCGAGGCCTCGCTCACGAGCCCCGACCTCGCCACGAACCCCGTCGGCAGCGGCCCGTACATCCTCGACACCGCGGCGACCGTCACGGGTACGAGCTACACGTACACGAAGAACCCCGACTACTGGAACCCCGACCTGCAGCACTACGACACGCTGACGATCAACGTCCTCCAGGACGCGACGGCCGGTCTCAACGCGGTCAAGGCCGGTGAGGTCAACGGCCTCAAGCTCGCCAACAACGACAACCTCGCCGAGGTCGAGGGCGCCGGCTGGACGATCAACGCTAACGAGCTCGACTTCCAGGGTCTCCTCCTCCTCGACCGTGCGGGAACGATGAACCCGGCCCTCGCGGATGTCCGTGTGCGCCAGGCGCTCAACTACGCGTTCGACCGTGAGGCGCTGCTGACCGCACTGCAGGGCGGCAACGGAACCGTGACCGGCCAGGTGTTTCCCGCGAGCTCGGCCGCGTACGACCCCGCGCTCGACGACCGCTACGGCTACGACCCCGAGAAGGCCAAGGAACTGCTCGCCGAAGCCGGCTACGCCGATGGCCTCACCATCTCGATGCCGAGCTCCACGGTCCTCGGTGCGACGACCTACACGCTCATCGCGCAGCAGCTCGCCGACATCGGCGTCACGGTCGAGAACACCGACCCGGGCAACAACTTCATCGCCGACCTGCTCGCACCGAAGTTCCCCGCCGCGTTCATGGCCCTCGAGCAGAACCCCGACTGGCAGCTCATCCAGTTCATGATCTCGCCGACGGCGATCTTCAACCCGTTCAAGTACGAGGACCCCACGGTCGACGCGCTCATCGCCGAGATCCAGAACGGTGACGAGGCCACCCAGGAGGCCAAGGCCAAGGAGCTCAACGAGTACATCGTCGAGCAGGCCTGGTTCGCACCGTTCTACCGCGTTCAGGGCAGCTTCGCGACCGACGCGAACACGACCGTCGAGGTCCTCCCGACGAACGCCTTCCCCGCCATCTACGACTTCAAGCCGAAGTCCTAG
- a CDS encoding TetR/AcrR family transcriptional regulator: MTQAEAVRGRGKARGTYAKTGLKKAAILDAALAVFAKSGYRSGSIREVAENVGMSEAGLLHHFPNKSALLSAVLDLRDQRSYEFVPLDSTDPHRALRGLVALARYNATIPGVVELYCVLSAEATSPDHPAHDYFVNRYQWTHGHIASHFARIEALGELRPGVTPSSAASQTVAMMDGLQVQWLLDRDSVDMSAELAAFLSTIVTFEI, from the coding sequence ATGACTCAGGCAGAAGCCGTACGTGGCCGGGGGAAGGCCCGCGGCACGTACGCGAAGACAGGGCTCAAGAAGGCGGCGATCCTCGACGCCGCGCTCGCGGTGTTCGCGAAGTCGGGGTATCGGTCGGGCTCGATCCGCGAGGTCGCCGAGAACGTCGGCATGAGCGAGGCGGGCCTGCTGCACCACTTCCCCAATAAGAGCGCCCTGCTCTCGGCCGTGCTCGACCTGCGCGACCAGCGTTCGTACGAGTTCGTGCCGCTCGACTCGACCGACCCGCACCGCGCGCTCCGCGGACTCGTCGCCCTCGCGCGCTACAACGCCACGATCCCGGGCGTCGTCGAGCTCTACTGCGTGCTCTCGGCCGAGGCCACGTCGCCCGACCACCCCGCCCACGACTACTTCGTCAACCGCTACCAGTGGACCCACGGGCACATCGCGTCGCACTTCGCGCGCATCGAGGCGCTCGGCGAGCTGCGCCCCGGCGTGACACCCTCGAGCGCCGCGAGCCAGACCGTCGCCATGATGGACGGCCTGCAGGTGCAGTGGCTGCTCGACCGCGACTCCGTCGACATGTCGGCCGAGCTCGCGGCCTTCCTCAGCACCATCGTCACGTTCGAGATCTGA
- a CDS encoding carboxylesterase/lipase family protein — protein sequence MSAPVAQTRSGAVRGVWRDDAGGRSAAFLGIPFAAAPVGELRFAAPAPHPAWEGERDATEFGATPFRDDGTGGVTLIPEPGIVGDSTLNVNVFTPDPDAAGLPVLVYIHGGGYVSGSPSSSWYDGAAFNRDGIVTVSVSYRLGFDGFGWIEDAPHNRAVLDWIAALEWVQGNIADFGGDPERVTIAGQSAGGGAVLTLLGVPRARGLFHRAISMSGVLSATPLGRAEELGRRLAAELGVEPTRAALAALPEERVLAAQKAVEPKLTAHPLAAVRQMIGDGVPWSPVIDGDLVPHAPLDAAAAGASADVPLIVSSVDDEFSMATDRLQGALRLIPASAGLGLLGLARDIRRPYLAANVDVHAKGTAAMLGRYVSDAVFRSAALAFTRARGDAPTWLARFTWPSPAFAGRAVHCLDVPFFFDCLGAERIAHLAGDAPPQSLADALHGSAVAFISGGDPGWERWDAASEPTRLWEVPPTVAPHAYASVEPLLG from the coding sequence ATGAGCGCCCCGGTCGCCCAGACGCGATCCGGCGCGGTGCGCGGGGTGTGGCGGGATGACGCGGGCGGGCGTTCGGCGGCATTCCTCGGCATCCCGTTCGCGGCGGCCCCCGTGGGCGAACTGCGCTTCGCCGCGCCCGCACCGCACCCCGCGTGGGAGGGCGAGCGCGACGCGACGGAGTTCGGCGCGACGCCGTTCCGCGACGACGGAACCGGTGGCGTGACCCTCATCCCCGAGCCCGGCATCGTCGGCGACTCGACCCTCAACGTCAACGTCTTCACGCCCGACCCGGATGCCGCGGGGCTTCCGGTGCTCGTCTACATCCACGGCGGGGGCTACGTCTCGGGCTCGCCCTCGAGCTCGTGGTACGACGGAGCCGCGTTCAACCGCGACGGCATCGTGACCGTGAGCGTCTCGTACCGGCTCGGATTCGACGGCTTCGGCTGGATCGAGGACGCCCCGCACAACCGCGCCGTGCTCGACTGGATCGCCGCGCTCGAGTGGGTGCAGGGCAACATCGCGGACTTCGGCGGCGACCCGGAGCGCGTCACGATCGCGGGCCAGTCGGCGGGCGGCGGGGCCGTGCTCACGCTGCTCGGCGTGCCGCGGGCGCGTGGCCTCTTCCACCGCGCGATCTCGATGTCGGGCGTGCTGAGCGCGACCCCGCTCGGCCGCGCCGAAGAGCTGGGGCGACGTCTCGCCGCCGAGCTCGGCGTCGAACCGACCCGCGCCGCTCTCGCCGCGCTGCCCGAGGAACGCGTGCTCGCCGCGCAGAAGGCCGTCGAACCGAAGCTCACCGCCCACCCGCTCGCGGCCGTGCGTCAGATGATCGGCGACGGCGTGCCGTGGTCGCCCGTGATCGACGGAGACCTCGTGCCCCACGCGCCGCTCGATGCCGCCGCGGCCGGCGCCTCGGCCGACGTGCCGCTCATCGTCAGCTCGGTCGACGACGAGTTCTCGATGGCGACCGACCGGCTGCAGGGCGCGCTGCGACTCATCCCCGCGAGTGCGGGACTCGGGCTGCTGGGGCTCGCCCGCGACATCCGCCGCCCCTACCTCGCGGCCAACGTCGACGTGCACGCGAAGGGCACGGCGGCCATGCTCGGGCGCTACGTCTCCGACGCGGTGTTCCGCTCGGCGGCGCTCGCGTTCACGCGCGCCCGCGGCGATGCCCCGACGTGGCTCGCGCGCTTCACGTGGCCGTCGCCCGCGTTCGCCGGACGAGCCGTGCACTGCCTCGACGTGCCGTTCTTCTTCGACTGCCTCGGCGCCGAGCGCATCGCGCACCTCGCGGGCGACGCTCCCCCGCAGTCGCTCGCCGATGCCCTGCACGGTTCGGCGGTCGCGTTCATCTCAGGCGGAGACCCCGGTTGGGAGCGGTGGGATGCCGCGAGCGAACCCACCCGCCTGTGGGAGGTTCCGCCGACCGTGGCGCCGCACGCGTACGCGTCGGTCGAGCCGCTGCTCGGCTGA
- a CDS encoding glycoside hydrolase family 3 C-terminal domain-containing protein, producing the protein MTTTPPDIRTASADEVVASLTLDEKASLTSGASFWYTKPVERAGIPAIMLTDGPHGVRKQREGGDHLGIADSVPATCFPPAVALGSSFDPELLERVGAALGDESLAENVAVLLGPGINIKRSPFCGRNFEYLSEDPLVSGVLGTALVRGLQSRGVGASLKHFAANNQEADRLRVSADVDPRPLREIYLRGFQRVVEDAQPWTVMCSYNRLNGVWTSEDPWLLTSVLRDEWGFEGLVVSDWGAVNDRVTGVVAGLDLEMPSSGGRTDAQLVAAVQAGTIAEASIDTAARRVVDLVQKSVAGARAGHSFDVDTHHALAREAAERSVVLLKNEGPVLPLAPEASVAVIGEFARTPRFQGAGSSLINPTRVDDALAAITELGGDVAFAPGFTIDGSDDTGLATAAAEVAAQHDVAVVFLGLPAELESEGFDRDDIELPANQIAALEAVAAANPNTVVVLSNGGVVRLGDVDRLAPAIVEGWLLGQAGGSAIANVLFGVVNPAGRLAETIPVRIEDTPAFLDFPGENSHVRYGEGLFVGYRWYDARSMAVHFPFGHGLSYTEFAYSDLSVAATDAGLTARLTVTNTGERAGREVVQAYVGLPGSSIVRAQRELTGFQTVDLDAGESRVVEIAIRRADLAYWDVRVDDWTVEGGEYRVEIGASSRDIRATETVAVAGDDVKLTFGRNSSIGEILADPTAGAALKAAFSGADGPAKALTESPEMIRMMASFPIGRLATFPGMGIDDDSLDALLAAANAR; encoded by the coding sequence GTGACCACCACACCCCCCGACATCCGTACCGCCTCGGCCGACGAGGTCGTCGCGAGCCTCACCCTCGACGAGAAGGCGTCGCTCACGAGCGGCGCGAGCTTCTGGTACACGAAGCCCGTCGAGCGCGCGGGAATCCCCGCGATCATGCTCACCGACGGCCCGCACGGCGTGCGCAAGCAGCGCGAGGGCGGCGACCACCTCGGCATCGCCGACAGCGTTCCCGCGACGTGCTTCCCGCCCGCCGTCGCCCTCGGCTCGAGCTTCGACCCCGAGCTGCTCGAGCGCGTCGGCGCGGCCCTCGGCGACGAGTCGCTCGCCGAGAACGTCGCCGTGCTGCTCGGCCCCGGCATCAACATCAAGCGCTCGCCGTTCTGCGGCCGCAACTTCGAGTACCTCTCGGAGGACCCGCTCGTCTCGGGCGTGCTCGGCACCGCTCTCGTGCGCGGCCTGCAGTCGCGCGGCGTCGGCGCCTCGCTCAAGCACTTCGCCGCCAACAACCAGGAGGCCGACCGCCTGCGCGTGAGCGCCGACGTCGACCCGCGCCCGCTCCGTGAGATCTACCTGCGCGGCTTCCAGCGCGTCGTCGAGGACGCCCAGCCGTGGACGGTCATGTGCTCGTACAACCGCCTCAACGGCGTGTGGACCTCCGAGGACCCGTGGCTGCTCACGAGCGTGCTGCGCGACGAGTGGGGCTTCGAGGGTCTCGTCGTCTCCGACTGGGGCGCCGTCAACGACCGTGTCACGGGTGTCGTCGCGGGCCTCGACCTCGAGATGCCGTCGAGCGGCGGACGCACCGACGCCCAGCTCGTCGCCGCCGTGCAGGCCGGCACGATCGCCGAGGCCTCGATCGACACCGCCGCCCGCCGCGTCGTCGACCTCGTGCAGAAGTCGGTCGCCGGTGCTCGTGCCGGTCACTCGTTCGACGTCGACACCCACCACGCGCTCGCCCGCGAAGCCGCCGAGCGCAGCGTCGTGCTGCTGAAGAACGAGGGGCCCGTGCTGCCGCTCGCGCCCGAGGCATCCGTCGCCGTCATCGGCGAGTTCGCGCGCACCCCGCGCTTCCAGGGCGCCGGCTCCTCGCTCATCAACCCGACGCGCGTCGACGACGCGCTCGCCGCGATCACGGAGCTCGGCGGCGACGTCGCCTTCGCTCCCGGCTTCACGATCGACGGCTCGGATGACACGGGGCTCGCCACTGCTGCCGCCGAGGTCGCCGCGCAGCACGATGTCGCCGTCGTCTTCCTCGGCCTGCCCGCCGAGCTCGAGTCGGAGGGCTTCGACCGTGACGACATCGAACTGCCCGCGAACCAGATCGCGGCTCTCGAGGCGGTCGCCGCTGCGAACCCGAACACGGTCGTCGTGCTCTCGAACGGCGGCGTCGTGCGCCTCGGCGACGTCGACCGGCTCGCCCCCGCGATCGTCGAGGGCTGGCTGCTCGGCCAGGCCGGCGGCAGCGCGATCGCGAACGTGCTCTTCGGAGTCGTGAACCCCGCGGGCCGTCTCGCCGAGACGATCCCCGTGCGCATCGAGGACACCCCCGCGTTCCTCGACTTCCCCGGCGAGAACAGCCACGTGCGCTACGGCGAGGGTCTCTTCGTCGGCTACCGCTGGTACGACGCGCGCTCGATGGCCGTGCACTTCCCCTTCGGTCACGGCCTCTCGTACACCGAGTTCGCCTACTCCGACCTGTCGGTCGCGGCGACGGATGCCGGCCTGACCGCACGACTCACCGTGACGAACACGGGCGAGCGCGCGGGCCGCGAGGTCGTGCAGGCGTACGTCGGGCTTCCGGGCTCGTCGATCGTGCGTGCGCAGCGCGAGCTCACGGGCTTCCAGACCGTCGACCTCGACGCCGGTGAGAGCCGCGTCGTCGAGATCGCGATCCGCCGCGCCGACCTCGCCTACTGGGACGTACGGGTCGACGACTGGACCGTCGAGGGCGGCGAGTACCGCGTCGAGATCGGTGCGTCGAGCCGCGACATCCGGGCCACCGAGACGGTCGCCGTCGCCGGTGACGACGTGAAGCTCACGTTCGGCCGGAACTCGTCGATCGGCGAGATCCTCGCCGACCCGACCGCCGGTGCTGCGCTGAAGGCCGCGTTCAGCGGAGCCGACGGCCCCGCGAAAGCCCTCACCGAGTCGCCCGAGATGATCCGCATGATGGCGTCGTTCCCGATCGGGCGTCTCGCGACGTTCCCCGGCATGGGCATCGACGACGACAGCCTCGACGCGCTGCTCGCGGCGGCCAACGCTCGCTGA
- a CDS encoding ABC transporter permease, with the protein MLGFVVRRLISGIVLIFVISVIAYTLLYLGGGDIARRILGQAATAETVAAKSAELGLDRPLPVQYVDWITSAFQGDLGRSWFTGQLVADGVTSRLAVTLSIVIGATLISAIISVILGVLAARRGGWIDAVVQFISVIGFAIPSFLIALALVLVFAINLHLFKATGYIPITTSFSGWIASVTLPIAALSLGAIATVAQQVRGSVLDALSRDYVRTLRSRGLGMNRVVYKHVLRNAGGPALAVLAVQFIGLLGGAVIIEQIFALPGIGQLAVQATSSGDIPIVMGVVIATAIIVVIVNLLIDLAQAALNPKVRLS; encoded by the coding sequence ATGCTCGGTTTCGTCGTGAGACGCCTGATCTCAGGCATCGTCCTCATCTTCGTGATCTCCGTGATCGCGTACACCCTCCTCTATCTCGGTGGCGGTGACATCGCCCGCCGCATCCTCGGCCAGGCCGCCACCGCCGAGACCGTCGCGGCCAAGTCGGCCGAGCTGGGCCTCGACCGCCCGCTTCCCGTGCAGTACGTCGACTGGATCACGTCGGCCTTCCAGGGCGACCTCGGCCGCTCGTGGTTCACGGGCCAGCTCGTCGCCGACGGCGTCACGAGCCGCCTCGCGGTCACCCTCTCGATCGTCATCGGCGCGACGCTCATCTCGGCGATCATCTCCGTCATCCTCGGTGTGCTCGCCGCCCGCCGCGGCGGCTGGATCGACGCGGTCGTCCAGTTCATCTCGGTCATCGGCTTCGCGATCCCGAGCTTCCTCATCGCCCTCGCGCTCGTGCTCGTCTTCGCGATCAACCTGCACCTCTTCAAGGCGACCGGGTACATCCCCATCACGACGTCGTTCTCCGGCTGGATCGCCTCGGTGACACTGCCGATCGCGGCCCTCTCGCTCGGCGCCATCGCGACCGTCGCCCAGCAGGTGCGCGGCTCGGTGCTCGACGCCCTCTCGCGCGACTACGTGCGCACCCTCCGCAGCCGCGGCCTCGGTATGAACCGCGTCGTCTACAAGCACGTGCTGCGGAACGCCGGAGGCCCCGCCCTCGCCGTCCTCGCCGTGCAGTTCATCGGCCTCCTCGGCGGCGCCGTCATCATCGAGCAGATCTTCGCGCTCCCCGGTATCGGACAGCTCGCCGTGCAGGCGACGTCCTCGGGCGACATCCCCATCGTCATGGGCGTCGTCATCGCGACGGCGATCATCGTCGTCATCGTCAACCTGCTCATCGACCTCGCGCAGGCTGCGCTCAACCCGAAGGTGAGACTGTCATGA